AAAGAGGCAATTTGGGAGGAGATTGTGAGAGAGAATCAGTTGCAGGCTACTAAGTTGGATGAGGTGGCCAATTGGTGGTTTGCTGATATAATATTTGGCGGTGAAGCTGTGACGTCGAGTATGAATAAGAGTAAGGAACATGGGTTCTTGGGGTTTAGGAATTCCAAGAATTctttcatttcttggattgATAAAATGAAGGGTTATAAGATTGTGCCTTGAGTTGGATTGGGTTTGCTTcttgaatttgaatttgttgGTCTTTGTTGGGGAATAAATTGAACTTGGGAAAATTATGTGTCAAACAGATTGTATCAGTACAGAGTTTATGATTCTTTGTTTCTTCTTGTGGAGTTCTTTGTGTTGTCTGTGTGATTGTCATGTTTAAAGTAAAATTTCATGCATTGCGAGTTGCAATGTTCTTGTTTACTTTGAGTGCGGTTTGAACTATTAATCTACGGAATTGAATGTAACCATTTAGATTTTGGAAAAAACTTTTTAATCCCTAACTTTCCAGAAAATCTTTCATCAATGTTTGtgaataatcaatttttttctctattttctcGACTTCTTCAATTCGTAGGAGCAAGAGAGATTGGGAAATAGAACTATCGGATTTGATTCTATTTTGCCTCCCTACCTAAGAAGCGGGAAGAATTTAGACTTTCCTAATAAAAAAGAGATGAACCTCTTGAAAACCCGATATATATTAGTCTACGAGTTCATGCCTCATGATGAAAATTTGTACACTGAGCATGAAAAAACATACTCCCTTCATCtttatttagttgtccatttagccagaTGAATTTAGCTATAATTTGTTGTTCATTTAGGATTTTAAGATaacattagctattatcttTCAAATCTATCCcttcctaataaatgactctgtAACTCAATTTGCAAAGCATTTAGGgatatattaatatttactcttataatttaagacaaattttttttgtaatatgtataattttagctaaatggacaactaaataaaaacggagggagtatcagCTTAGCATAATGTGCTAAGAAGATCAGCATTCTGTTTCCTTGAAACTGTATTTTTTCAAGTGGGCTTTAAAACAGAGTTGGGCTGCATTTAAGAACTTTCTGTTGAGTTGTATTTTGGAAGGTTACATCCTATATAgttgggctttttatataaaatactgattttggcagcccatttacttttatacaggacaagttaaatctttactttacctacctcattttcttactttgataacttatacttcaaatttctttcttttatacgatttttcttatttctctcaatcattcttcttctccacAATTTCTTTTAAGCtgtgaaagaaaattttcacgatttctgctctttcgcttccgccgttccgcctcctccGTTCCGCCGTTCTGCTTTCGCCGTTCTGCCTTCGTCGTTCCGCCTCCTCCGTTCCGCCGTTCTGccttcgccgttccgcctccgccgtttcgcctccatcgttccgcctttgtctcgccgcgtcatcttttttttatctttttaattttagatctgaaattttttgttcttttttttattttcagatctgtaatttgtttatcttttactgttgattcaccattaaacatgtataaagagtatctttaaagaatctaatacttatttcatgttatatagaataattttgtgattttatataataaaattctgttatttctgcatttttttgtgttttgttgtatttctgcgttttttttattctgcagaatgatttgttgatgatgattgagtgctgaattattgtaatgttacagtgttattgattttatgttgactttatgttgatattatgttgatatctagTGATTCTTTTtaaggttaattacatataaaatcaccatctttacacgaattttcaaaaataacacgacctttaaaacgtgtcaattcagggcatcacctttcgtttcttttcaaaaataacatgagcacgtttttaggtaaaattttgctgacttggacacccaatgggagtgccacgtgtcatgccacgtcagcaaaaacgccactaaaaatgtgtccatgttgtttttgaaaagaaatgaaaggtggtgccctgaattgccacgttttaaaggtcgtgttatttttgcaatttcgtgtaaaagtggtgattttatatgtaattaacccttctttttattttaacattgacaaataagataatattgtctgtgaaataaactttcgttagatgaaatgaaactgtatcataaccgtctttatcgaaatttagttaggtatgagagaTGGAACGCAAAATAgttatacaagtgattttgaagaaattgtacagctgcaaagagaattgaggaaaaaaaatattttgaaataaatttctttaatttgtgaactgttgtgttggtgtatatttaatatatttttatttttatatgtaagaaaaattttattttttcatttgaattattgttgttgttttttcatattattttgattacttactatgctaatatctttatctgattcatttattttaaacattttacctttattgttctttagtagaattactactatcatattaacaaattatcaacataatgtcaacatgatatcaacaattaatgctaatttagttgtaaaatgagaacatcgattgatttaagcaaaaaacaatcaacatattatcaaaaacatgtcaacaggtcatcaatacagcaatttaacactaactttacttttcttttaatgattaaaaaatcaacatgttatcaacagtatatcaacaacatgtcaacacaaaattgaaaatcaaaaaaagtagaaatacttatcaacataatgtcaacaattaatcaacaacgaatcaacaattaatgctaatttagtcaagatgtttgtaaaatgagaatattgattgatttaagtaaaaaacaatcaacatattattaaaaacatatcaatagttcattaatacatcaatttaagactaactttatttttctttcaatgattgaaaaatcaacatgttatcaacaacatgtcaacataaaattgaaaatcaaaaaaagttgaaatacatatcaacatagtgtcaacaataaatcaacaacgaatcaacataaggaataaaataaaacataataatgctaacatatccttatctaatatcatttaaattttgtttttttagtttatttcacgcacaaaattatctaatttgctaatgtttttttttagaataaattttttcaatgttaaaattaaggaaataccaactgattatcaacacaaaatcaacaacactgtaatattataatatttcagcaatcacccatcatcaataaatcgaactgcggaataaaaaaacacagaaatacaaccaaacacaaaaaatgcagaaataataaaaatttattccatataaccataaatttatattacataacatgaaattagcattatattcttaaaatataatctctatacatgtttaatggtgaaataacagtaaaaaattgtagatctgaaaataaaaaagaagaagaagaagaacaatgaataaattatagatctgaaatcaaatagatgacgacgatgagcagaggagatgatggcgttAACAAAGATGACAACAGAggcgatgatgagaacgatgacggaggagcggaggaacAGAGGACGGCTCAGCAGAAGACGGCGAACGGTAAAAAAGAGAGGAAGATgaactgagaggaagagagaattgaatgatgaggagagaaaataaatgaaattatgatttgtataccgttagggtttaatatatagagtccgtataaaagtaataaaataggcCGCACATGGTAGTTTAGAAAAGACAAATTTAGACCCGTATAAAAGATAAGAAATTGGCAAAATAGGttatttgtgtaaaaagccctatATAGTTCAATATTTGTCCAAAATGGGCCGCAGAACCAGCACAATCTTCTCCTTCTCGCTCTACTCAATTACTCAGGAAGCTCGCTTTAGAAAATGGTGCTTACTAATTTCAATGGCGTCGGCGTTGGATTTGGTGTGTCATTTGCATCAGATAGCTCCTCCTTCTCAAAGTATATTTTAATTGCTGTGTTTAACTTGTCCTCATCAATTAATATCTATTTTTCTATgataattttgatttaaggtTTTGGCGTCGGCTGTGGCTTCGGTGTGGGATGGGGTTTTGGAGGTTTGCTATTTAAACTTTACCATTGACTCATTGAGTTATTTTGTCCtctttaaataattcaaaaaacaaTCACTTGACTGGCcaattttaatgaattaaatatcaaatatatgaTTTTTATGCAGCTGATTCCAGTTAGTTTTTATTAAGGTTTTTTCTGTTAAATTTGAGGGTTTACAAGCAAATATGTAATTATACATGAACTTGCAATTAGTAAGAGATTAATGATCAACCTGCTTTGTTTAGGCTATTTTAAGTTTTCTGAGATGGTGAAAATAAACATATGATACAAGTTACAACCATTaagctatgttgcacggaaacttcgagAGTCATGTTTCgtttttgtttatataaatgTTACCACATATTTTGtcttcatttttgaaatttcttttgaatttttcacaTTTCTGTTTGTGTATTATATAGCAGTTAAGTGTTAAGAAAGCTTATATTACAATTGACTCTTCATGTAAGTTTCCCCACGAGTGAATATGAATCCCCTCATTTCGCTACTCTTTATTGATCATATCATATGGTGCAGGAGTGCCTTTGAATGTGTTGGGTCTCGGTGCAGGTACACCAATTGTTCTCAAGTTAAACCTAGTTAAAATCTAACTGATAAATTTTAGTATCAGCTGACTTTGATGGGAACTATGTTTTTCTAATAGGAGGCGGATGCGGGGTTGGTCTAGGCCTTGGATGGGGATTTGGCAATGCATTTGGCAGCAAGTATAGATCATCTAGAGTCACATTCCAGGGCATAGAGTTTGATTCAAAGGAAGAAACTGCTGCCAGTGGCGTCGGCGAGTCTAAAGCTTTGTTAAAACCCGCCGGCAAATAGGTGGATCACAATAACACCTTTTGTACCTTCAGCTTTCACCGTTTCCTCAACAGACGAGGCTGTCTTTAGCAAATTACGGAGTTTGCAGATCTCTTGTCAACTCCGGTTGGTTCTTACTTCCATTATCTTATGAATATTGGATCGCTGGTGGATATCTGTTTCTCTCTGTTCTCATTGTGGCTTACTGTGATCATGTAGTAGTGATGCAATTAAAAAACTTGGTCTATTTAGACAAAATGTGTTgatgtttataaaaataacacaTTTACTCTCAATATTTAATGTAGTACTAtgacaaaaaaaacaatttttttaatgtaaaagtacctttttctttttatatattctaCGTTAATTAAAACTCAAAACGAAATAATGAGCTGAGCATAAACATCTTAAAACTTGCCCGAGTTCAGTTCAATTACAGCCCTGAATCAAGTGATGCCCTGTTCTTTATGCAAGTTTGATGTTTCATGTTAATATTCAAATAGAATGACTTCCGGGTCTGACAGTGATAAAGATAAAAACTTGGAACGTATGGATAGCCAAATCTATAAAATgggagaaaataaaattaagaaagcAGCTACAGCGCTACACAATTGTATTTGTACAAAGGTATATAGCAGGATCCAATGAGATACAAGAACTGTTCTTTGCCAACTTTCTCTGCCATCGGCTCTTAGAATTATACACACATTGCCCTTCATCAGAGAAATCAAAATTTGAAGGTTGAAAAATATGAGAATTCCAAGAGCAGAGCATGTCTCCTTATAACCTGCAATTCTGCTAATGGAACATTCCTTGCCATCTCATATTGCCACTGGATGATGATCTTACAGTGCCCGGAATGCGACTACTGCTGCAGAGAGAACCCACAAAAATCAGAATCATAACATTAAACTCCCCCATGCATAATAGGTCCCAAAACAGAAAGATTATTACTTTAACTTCCAAAACTAATCTGTCTTTAGTTTTCTAGGAATGTTCCAGCCTAGTGAGCAAACTAATTTGCACAAATATCAGTTGTAGACAATCACAGCATATTTCAGCATTCTACACCACACAATGTAATTGCACAACACAAATACATGTCAACAatctttaattgtttttatagaATCACATTAAACAGTTCGTCATAAATTGGTAAAGGGTTCCTCCCAACTTATAGCTTTTGTTGCATCTTCCAATTTGCTTCTCGATAAACAATCGAAATTGCAAAGAACAAGACAATAACAAGAACTGGTTAATGGACACATGCATGACGAAATGCATCTATTAAACTGTTATGACATTAATTTCAAGCATCTCTTCTCAAAGCTTATGGGTTATACACACAAACTATTTCTTAATCAAGTAAAAAGAAATTAGAACAATTTATCATATTAAGGTGTTTTCACCTACAAGTAGAAACATTTAAGGCCAAAATAACATCACATTGATCCAAGTGGTAACTTTTTGTACCAATCTTGGAAGTAATGATTATTATGCCCAATCTCAGTCAAGTGCATTTGAAGCAATCATAAGTGGCACtcaatcatatgataatgtaaacCATGATATACTTCaaaacaaacagaaaaaaatttcaaaagcgACCTACTAATTCTCAGATGGTGACAGGCCGCCGTTGATTTCTTAATTCTACAAACAATTGAGATACCAGAAGGAACAATGAGGCATAGCTTTCAAGCCAATTGTGAAACACGGTCAACCATATGATTTACAAATTAAAGCTTTAGTAAATTAAACGGAATAAGTTGCAGTTCAAAAATACAGTGTGATACTAATCATAAAAAAGCTCTGAAcaaaaagccaaaaaaaaatGCTAACTGGAGGTATTCTGAACAAGTAGAAAGAAGGAAATATGTCCCACCATGGAAATAGAAGACATGATTTCATCTGTTAGATAAACGTCTAAGTGCCCAATTACTTGGCATATTCTCTCTGTGCCGTATTCTATCTATTCTTTCCAAATCATTAGCAGCAGAGCCAAATTATTAAAAGCAAAAACGGATTATGTGTTCTTTACACTAGCTAATTATGGTACATGTCCAGGCAGTATCAGAATTATAAATTGTAGATGCCACCACCTATTTCATTTCTAAGCCATCTTAAGGTTCCAAATCTAATCATGTCAGGCTACAAAAAAAGTATGGGCTCAGTCCTTATGGAGATTGTCAAGATTTTATGTATAGCTACTAGATCAATAATCGATTCAATTATTAACCATGCCACTCTAGTAATGAACACCCCACATATGCAGGAAAATAACATAATCACTAAGAGAAAGAAAAGTAAATATGTACTGGATCTCAATGTCTCTCTCACCAATTAAGCAAAGGAGAAGTACGATCCAAATAACCACTTGAAAAGAACGACCGTACTGCATCTGATACTGAGACCGCTGAAGCTGCCTCTGAATCACTCCATACCAGCCATAAAGTTGCTTGTCATAGCATTCATCACAGCCCTCCAGGCAGCTCTTACTCTTTTCATAACATGCGTGAATACCCTGAAATTAACAAGTGACAAGAAAAACTTGCAAGATTTAGCAAGTAATGAAAAAGCGGAAGCAATTCGTAAAATAAAATACACAAGTCAGAGAAACTTGCCTTGGTCAACTGCGGAGAGCGCAAGAGTGCAATGTCAGAATCTTGACTAATATCCATCGCCTTCAATTTTCTAACACCATTCTTTGGCCACTTGAATTTTGGTGCATACTCCATGGAACTTAAAAATCCTGAGAAACTTGGTACCTTTCTTGGGGGTTGCAGGGGCTGAGCATTAGAATCATCTGGAATACAGCTAACTTCAGCAATTGCAATCTTCCAGGATCCAATGTCAGCACTAGCACTGGCTGTCCTCCTATGCCCGTGAGGCTTCTCAACAGCGTGATTCAAGGTCTTCAAAAAGTCAGCAGTCGTTTCTTTACTCATCCTTTCTTCTTGGCTATGATTTTTggtattactactattaactccAAATACCGATGACCCGGACAAAAACAACGCAAGTTCATTACTCTCGCCTTCATCTAATCGCACCCAAGGGGACATCGGCGATTTCCCCTCTGAAATCGAACATTCCTGCAACGAGAGttcaatttttgaaatttgatcCTCAATTGCAATGATAAATTCATGATGTCTATCTCTTGCATCCTCACTGGAGTTTTTAACGTAAGTCGAGCCGACAGCACGTTGAAACTCATCTAACTGCATTACCaatcataaattatattaacatCAACCATTACCCACAATATcatataaaaaaagatatattcaGTAAATGCACCTGCCATTTGGTGGTGCCAAGCGCAGTACATAGGTCACGGCGGAGTTCATCAGAGTTCCACATACTAGAATCCTCTCTCTTTGAATGCAGCCATGTTCTAAATGTAGATTCCATCCTTCAAGTTTTCAGATATTCTATTATACCCTCAATTATGTGTTTAACATttcagaaattatttattaaaatgaagaattgtatataaataattacagaaagaaaaagaaaaagaaataccTGTCGGCTGATTCTTGAACTTCCTCCGCCGCAGAGAAGAAAGGATCTCTCTCCCACCGATCGAAACTCGACgccattaataataataataacaatacaacaagaacaagaacaagCAACTCAAATTTACGATTATGATTACGCAAATTAATATTTCACCaaattaattaatgaaaaacaaaattaatgctGTAAATTATGTGCCGTGAATCTTGAATATAATCTTTGTTATAAATTGTAACAAAAACTGCAGATCAATTTAAGAAAatctctgataaaaaaaaattcaagaaaatctAGAGATCGTTAATGTAAAATCGAGAGGGAGAAAAAGAAGCTTTATTTAGGTGGCTCTAAATTGAAAAACTAGATATGCGtaattaattaaagataaaGTAAAAAAGCAGCGCGTGTGATtcaataataattgaaaaggcGTGTGTCTAACAAGAAGGTGTCACAGCAGCCGCATAATGTTTAATAATCCACCGGGTTGAATCGTCTAGAACGGTGGCGTTTCAACGCGGATAATTACTTCTTTTGTTTTGTCTCATTTAGATTAGAAATTCAGTCAAAgctagtataattttaatttgttactttagtttttgagaaatgttggtttatttttaattgagaatggaaatttaatctaaaattttTAGATCTAATTATGATTTTTcaccatttaaattattattctattgAAAAGGAGATCTATAATGTATGAGAATAAGTATTGCATTTAAATAAGctatttcctttttctttcttgTATTAAGAAATACACGTAATATGATTGCACTAAATTTTACCATTCGAATCCAtgaatttaacaaaattaataaatttaaaatttatcaaatataaaattgatgaatttaCAAATTCTATTGTTTAAAAAATACTCAAaatcaatatatttataaaaatatttttaaattaattttttttataataatccATCATGTTGTTTAAATCATAAATTCTGTAAAATTCATGGATTTTGATCAGGTGAATTACCTCAATCCAATCGGTGCTATTAATGTTTTTCATACAAATTCCATAAATATACcattatgtttatataaaattctaaattctaATCTTGATgtaaatttcaaaacattttttagTCTTTAATTTGCATGAATTTATTAGTTTTACTTTATaccattaaattataaaatttaatattcagCTAAATAAAAGTGGAGTCatttgagaaagaaaaaaaaggattGTTTTACAAAGACAAAAAGACTCGTAGGTGAAAAGTAAATTTGTATCTATCTTTGGGTGAAAATGAAATGATCTCCAATTTCTCCAATGGAATTTTACACTGCGAGTGAACAGCAGGGTTTCACTATTCAAACCGCAGCCATGAAAGACAACAGCCAACTGCTATGCGAGGCATCAAAAAACGGTGACGTGAACGAAGCTAAATCTCTTATAAGCTCCGGAGCCGATGTTTCCTTCTTCGATACCGATGGCTTCACTCCGCTGATGCACGCCGCCAAGCACGGCCACACCGCCGTCGTCAAAGCGCTTCTCGAAGCCGGTGCTCCCTGGAACGCGTTATCTCCTTGTAATATCTCCTCCGGAGATTTAGCCATGGAGGAAGGTCACCAAGAAGCCTTCGAAGTTCTACTTAATGCTGGTACTCTATTAACTATTgcatattttgaatataaacaGTAATATCTTGCCAAACGAGTTATTAAAATAGTCTGATTGTATCTGTTTTTCTTGTTAGGAGTTCAATCTGAGTTAATACTAGGAACAATCGCGAGGAAAGGTGGTAAAAAAGAGGAGTCTGATATAGATTATCTAGAAGATAGAGTTAGTTTCAGCGAGGATAAGCTGATGGATGCTGAGAGCAAGGCGGTGATGATGGCTTGGGAGAAACCGTTAATGGAGGCACATGCTAAGGCTGTTTGCTCTGCAGGTGGTCATGTGCTAAATATTGGATTTGGAATGGGGCTAGTTGATTCTGCTATTCAGCAGTATAGTCCCGTTAACCATACCATTGTTGAGGCGCATCCGGAGGTCTATGAACGTATGATTCGCGATGGTTGGGGTGACAAGGATAATGTTAACATTGTGTTTGGTCGGTGGCAGGATGTTCTTCCTCAACTTAGAACATATGATggtaattttagatttttttggtatatgaaaaatgtatgcatttaaaatttgtttaataGATATCTCAGTTTGTGTGTTTGAATTTCTGTGTCGGAATTTCTGGCACCTAAACTGTATGGAAAGTCTGAAGATGCAAGAACTGAATTCTATATTTAGTCAGTTATTATGTTTAGAAAGGTATTTGCTGTGAGGATTCAGTCCTTCAACTTTACAATAGCAAAGTatcttgaaaaagaaaaaacgtgATATTGTTGAAACTTCTTGCACGTGATTTGTTCCTAACAGTGTCTGTGTGAATCACTTAACAGTGTATGCTCATTAGTCATTATACGAGTGGCGTTGGCTGCAAAGCAAACTAGTTTTCAAGATATGTTAAAAAAGTGATACTGATTTTATCTCTGAGCAATATCAACTTTACGCATcatttgacttcaatctctaTCAAATtcctaaatttaaaaacattacctttatttttcaacttttcaTATATGAAGCAAAAGATGATGAATTTTTGAAATGGTGCGTTATATCTGGATTTGCTCTGCTGAGGAAGAATACAATTTAGAATGGTCTTACACTGCTACTCCTGTTGCTATGTTTACCTTCCAGTCAGCTTTATGTAATATTGTCTTGAATGCTTGGCACTGCATCAATATTGTAGCACCTTGTTTGTACCTTTAACATTATAAGGCAACAACTTTTCAAATGTTAATTGGCTtctctttacttttaaaatgaataatgAGAGTGCTCCAGCAAGACTTGTTCTCCGGCTTGCTTGCATAtcaattattttacataataacTCATCCAAGTTCTGGGAAAAACATTTCAGGTATTTTCTTTGACACTTATGGGGAGTATTATGAGGATTTGAGAGAGTTCCACCAGCATCTTCCTGTATTATTGAAGCCTGGAGGAATTTACTCATTCTTCAACGGACTTTGCGGAGGTAATGCATTTTTCCATGTTGTTTACTGTAATCTCGTTTCTCTAGAGCTGGAGAATTTGGGCTACTCCACACAGTTAATTCCTTTGCCTGTTAAGGATTGTTTAGGGACAGAAGTTTGGGAAGGTGTAAAACACAAGTATTGGCAGCTTGATACATATTACCTTCCGGTCTGTCAGTCTATTCAAGACTCTGAATGATATTCTAAATCTTGCCATTAATTTTCTCCTTTATTCAACATTAGTAAGGCTTTTGGCTATAGTTGGTAGTTTAGTTAGTGAAACTTTTGTTATAGACTGGCGTGCCATGTATGAGGATCTTCCAAATAAATTGAGCTTGTAATTGTTGTCTTTCTACTGCTATAGATATGACTAGTTTGAGCCGTTACATATGGTAGTATTGATATTTTCTGTTGATAAGAATGAATCTGACCACACCCCATTTGCCATGATTTAGTATTCATTTCATGAATTCTGTTCAAAACTGCAAGTATGCCATAAGAAGGACAAATGAGAATATGTTTTCCGCTACTTCTGAACGACAAGGTGCTAAACTTTATAGGCATAAGAAGGACAAGTTTGTGCCTACACAGTTCATAACAACTATTTAACGTGCAGCCTACCCGTTTTAGATGCATATAAATTATAAGCTTTGTTGATTAGTATTTCTCCATGAAGCTGCATTTTATTTGATATACTACCAATATGGGAATCGATTAAGGTAGTAACTCTGGAAAATACTGGTTATCTTTAGATTCTTCATGGTTttcttaaaaggaaaaaaaataaacatataaaggAAAAAAGAGAACAATCCTTCACGTGAACCGAATAAGAaaggaaaacaaatttaatCTGTTTAGTTTAAGAGTAGGAGTTGAAATTGAACTCCCCTTGTTGGCAAACGAGCCTTTGTTTGCGTGCAAATGCAAACTTATAATACAGGGTTGTCAATTGTGGCATCAATTGTTGCAAACAACTGGATTGGACTACTAAATAAACAGAACCACAGAAGTCTTTTATCCATAAGCTGTAACATGtgcttttttttgtttcaagtGTACAGAGAAGCATGCCCTGAACTGGAATGAATCTTTTTAAAGCATAATGGTTTCTAATAAATCAACTCGTAAAGATAAGTCATATTAGTTGTGTTGGCAATACAATCACTGTATTTAGATGGTGATTCCAGAGAAGGTATAAATTAGAATCTTTACAGAATACAACTGTACACGAATTTAATAAGCATGAGATACGACTAGAAATTATATTAAGTTCAGATACATGTCTGTGCTTTCTGTGCTTGGTTTTCTGTACAGTtactttttcatttcatttttttgacCTGAGATCATCTGAGAGAGAAATTACAAGCACAACAACTGGCTCTTGTAACTCAGTTGTTAGAACTATCGGAATGGAAAAGTAGAAGACATTCATTATACATAGATTCAGGCACTGCAGGTACTGTAACTAATAGTCATTCATCCAGCCTTTTTAGATTTTATGTCCAGCTGAAAGCTATTGGACTGCTGACcacatgctttccacttgaccATTCCAGACGAGCAAAGTTGGTTGTACCAGATGGCATCGAAGTAGTAGTGAATGTCACTGTGTAGCTCTTTTTCTCATTTACTTTGCTGAAATTGAGTGTTGCTGGCTCGACTGAGATCTTCACTGATGGAGTCTCAGTAGACACCGAGACCTTGTATGTTGAAGGAGTTCCCACATTGGTCAGAGTTCTGGTGTATTTGACAGTGCTTGTTACCCCAGAACCACCTCCTTTT
This region of Mercurialis annua linkage group LG1-X, ddMerAnnu1.2, whole genome shotgun sequence genomic DNA includes:
- the LOC126662951 gene encoding protein TRIGALACTOSYLDIACYLGLYCEROL 5, chloroplastic — encoded protein: MVLTNFNGVGVGFGFGVGCGFGVGWGFGGVPLNVLGLGAGGGCGVGLGLGWGFGNAFGSKYRSSRVTFQGIEFDSKEETAASGVGESKALLKPAGK
- the LOC126662895 gene encoding uncharacterized protein LOC126662895 isoform X1, whose amino-acid sequence is MASSFDRWERDPFFSAAEEVQESADRMESTFRTWLHSKREDSSMWNSDELRRDLCTALGTTKWQLDEFQRAVGSTYVKNSSEDARDRHHEFIIAIEDQISKIELSLQECSISEGKSPMSPWVRLDEGESNELALFLSGSSVFGVNSSNTKNHSQEERMSKETTADFLKTLNHAVEKPHGHRRTASASADIGSWKIAIAEVSCIPDDSNAQPLQPPRKVPSFSGFLSSMEYAPKFKWPKNGVRKLKAMDISQDSDIALLRSPQLTKGIHACYEKSKSCLEGCDECYDKQLYGWYGVIQRQLQRSQYQMQYGRSFQVVIWIVLLLCLIAVVAFRAL
- the LOC126662895 gene encoding uncharacterized protein LOC126662895 isoform X2; translated protein: MASSFDRWERDPFFSAAEEVQESADRMESTFRTWLHSKREDSSMWNSDELRRDLCTALGTTKWQLDEFQRAVGSTYVKNSSEDARDRHHEFIIAIEDQISKIELSLQECSISEGKSPMSPWVRLDEGESNELALFLSGSSVFGVNSSNTKNHSQEERMSKETTADFLKTLNHAVEKPHGHRRTASASADIGSWKIAIAEVSCIPDDSNAQPLQPPRKVPSFSGFLSSMEYAPKFKWPKNGVRKLKAMDISQDSDIALLRSPQLTKGIHACYEKSKSCLEGCDECYDKQLYGWYGVIQRQLQRSQYQMQYGRSFQVVIWIVLLLCLIVVAFRAL
- the LOC126662895 gene encoding uncharacterized protein LOC126662895 isoform X4 encodes the protein MYCAWHHQMLDEFQRAVGSTYVKNSSEDARDRHHEFIIAIEDQISKIELSLQECSISEGKSPMSPWVRLDEGESNELALFLSGSSVFGVNSSNTKNHSQEERMSKETTADFLKTLNHAVEKPHGHRRTASASADIGSWKIAIAEVSCIPDDSNAQPLQPPRKVPSFSGFLSSMEYAPKFKWPKNGVRKLKAMDISQDSDIALLRSPQLTKGIHACYEKSKSCLEGCDECYDKQLYGWYGVIQRQLQRSQYQMQYGRSFQVVIWIVLLLCLIAVVAFRAL
- the LOC126662895 gene encoding uncharacterized protein LOC126662895 isoform X3 — protein: MESTFRTWLHSKREDSSMWNSDELRRDLCTALGTTKWQLDEFQRAVGSTYVKNSSEDARDRHHEFIIAIEDQISKIELSLQECSISEGKSPMSPWVRLDEGESNELALFLSGSSVFGVNSSNTKNHSQEERMSKETTADFLKTLNHAVEKPHGHRRTASASADIGSWKIAIAEVSCIPDDSNAQPLQPPRKVPSFSGFLSSMEYAPKFKWPKNGVRKLKAMDISQDSDIALLRSPQLTKGIHACYEKSKSCLEGCDECYDKQLYGWYGVIQRQLQRSQYQMQYGRSFQVVIWIVLLLCLIAVVAFRAL
- the LOC126665308 gene encoding protein arginine N-methyltransferase 2: MEFYTASEQQGFTIQTAAMKDNSQLLCEASKNGDVNEAKSLISSGADVSFFDTDGFTPLMHAAKHGHTAVVKALLEAGAPWNALSPCNISSGDLAMEEGHQEAFEVLLNAGVQSELILGTIARKGGKKEESDIDYLEDRVSFSEDKLMDAESKAVMMAWEKPLMEAHAKAVCSAGGHVLNIGFGMGLVDSAIQQYSPVNHTIVEAHPEVYERMIRDGWGDKDNVNIVFGRWQDVLPQLRTYDGIFFDTYGEYYEDLREFHQHLPVLLKPGGIYSFFNGLCGGNAFFHVVYCNLVSLELENLGYSTQLIPLPVKDCLGTEVWEGVKHKYWQLDTYYLPVCQSIQDSE